In Candidatus Berkelbacteria bacterium, the following are encoded in one genomic region:
- a CDS encoding HD domain-containing protein, with translation MPVSRDEAYKLLVSKVQSDNLIRHCLAVEASMKGLANYFNEDEESWGIAGLLHDADWEVTRDTPEIHAKKVVEWLEDLDLGDEGIKGAILAHNHFHNGHEPPQSLMEWALYCCDELTGLIVACALVMPDKKLASVTAETVLNKLPQKSFAAGVDREKIELCEAKLGIALDEFTGIVLDAMKEIAEEISL, from the coding sequence ATGCCTGTTAGTCGAGACGAAGCCTACAAGCTGCTTGTCAGCAAAGTACAGAGCGATAACCTGATTCGACATTGCCTGGCTGTTGAGGCTTCAATGAAGGGGCTTGCCAACTATTTCAACGAAGACGAGGAGTCTTGGGGCATTGCTGGCTTGCTTCATGACGCCGATTGGGAAGTTACTCGCGACACTCCGGAAATCCACGCCAAAAAAGTCGTCGAGTGGCTCGAAGATTTGGATCTTGGCGATGAGGGGATTAAGGGCGCTATCCTCGCTCATAACCACTTTCACAACGGCCACGAACCGCCCCAAAGCCTCATGGAGTGGGCGCTGTACTGCTGCGACGAGCTAACGGGACTAATTGTCGCCTGTGCGCTCGTTATGCCTGACAAAAAACTTGCTTCCGTTACCGCGGAAACAGTACTCAATAAGCTGCCGCAAAAATCATTTGCCGCCGGTGTTGACCGGGAGAAAATTGAGCTTTGCGAGGCGAAACTAGGCATTGCCTTAGATGAGTTCACCGGCATTGTGTTAGACGCCATGAAAGAAATCGCCGAAGAAATTAGCTTGTAA
- a CDS encoding DUF1003 domain-containing protein, with the protein MNSYDRNKLTETLGHVLGAISNHKAEQMEQSREAYRTFKAKANSHRTPTQKIADFVTTRSGTFAFLTINVLFFTCWVLVNSGALPIFPIFDPFPFVMLTTIVSLEAIILAIFVLMSQSREADIADLREEVDFQVNVQAEHEITKCLEMLQEIQQHLGIQKPDSELTEMTETLNAEQIEERVKKEVE; encoded by the coding sequence ATGAACAGCTACGACCGTAACAAGTTAACCGAAACGCTTGGTCACGTTTTAGGGGCCATCAGTAATCACAAAGCAGAACAGATGGAACAAAGTCGCGAGGCGTACCGCACTTTTAAGGCAAAAGCTAACTCCCATCGAACGCCAACGCAAAAGATCGCCGATTTCGTTACCACACGCTCAGGCACGTTCGCTTTCTTGACGATAAACGTCCTGTTCTTCACCTGCTGGGTACTTGTTAACAGTGGGGCGCTGCCGATCTTCCCAATCTTTGATCCATTCCCATTCGTGATGCTGACCACCATCGTCTCACTGGAAGCGATTATCCTGGCGATCTTTGTCTTAATGAGTCAATCGCGTGAGGCCGATATCGCCGACTTGCGTGAAGAAGTGGACTTCCAGGTGAATGTTCAAGCCGAGCATGAAATCACTAAGTGCTTGGAGATGCTGCAGGAAATCCAACAACATTTGGGGATTCAGAAGCCTGATAGTGAGCTGACCGAAATGACGGAGACTCTAAACGCTGAGCAAATCGAGGAGCGTGTCAAAAAAGAGGTTGAGTAA
- a CDS encoding VIT1/CCC1 transporter family protein — translation MKGSKGFLRNFVFGAEDGLVSTVGLLSGVSFAGLPSREIILSGVILIMVEAISMGAGVYISEDSEKELDPAEKENQLSDAIVMLFSYALIGLIPLLPYIIFDNTMMAFYWSIGASLFALFCVGLFKGYFVHHHPLRGAIKITLIGAVVIAVAVFVGTLIKI, via the coding sequence ATGAAGGGCTCCAAAGGTTTCCTGCGTAACTTCGTCTTCGGAGCCGAAGACGGCTTGGTTTCAACGGTCGGACTGCTTTCCGGCGTTAGCTTCGCAGGTCTTCCGTCGCGCGAAATTATTTTAAGCGGCGTAATTCTAATTATGGTCGAGGCTATCTCTATGGGAGCTGGAGTTTATATCTCCGAGGATTCCGAGAAAGAACTTGACCCGGCAGAAAAAGAGAACCAACTTAGCGATGCGATCGTTATGCTCTTTTCTTACGCCCTAATCGGTTTAATCCCACTATTACCCTATATAATTTTCGACAACACCATGATGGCTTTCTATTGGTCGATCGGCGCTAGTCTCTTCGCCCTGTTTTGCGTCGGCCTCTTTAAGGGTTATTTCGTGCATCACCACCCGCTGCGCGGCGCCATCAAAATCACCCTGATCGGTGCCGTTGTAATAGCGGTGGCGGTTTTTGTCGGCACACTCATTAAAATTTGA
- a CDS encoding LysM peptidoglycan-binding domain-containing protein: MNRLINGADNSRLFLRSYLARPQTKRVRKFIRRYSTQLSFGSFILVFLTFSVGEGQAYDPNFYASSIIDEQIEAQAAGFVGKPQLFIGQTILTGEVQQLYAFSYTVEKGDSLMGIAGRYNTTVAQLIETNNIAVADIEKIKPGTEILIPSSEKPDSTSLAWLDELNAIKEKEREAARQAELEKQRRLQRNQRTTTPRSGGTRVASYGDYTVVGKFTNLPTNGAFRGQCTNWVKYKRPDLPAKMGNGGQYPAYARLNGIPVKSSPAVGDVAVTWESPVGHVAYVEGFDAQYVYVSEMNFAGWAVVTKRAIPRGNVVAYVGRK, from the coding sequence TTGAACCGGCTTATTAACGGTGCCGACAACAGCCGGCTGTTTCTGAGGTCATATCTTGCCAGGCCACAAACCAAGCGCGTCCGAAAATTTATCCGCCGTTACTCGACACAGCTTAGCTTCGGCTCGTTTATTTTGGTCTTTCTAACCTTTTCAGTTGGGGAAGGCCAGGCCTACGACCCGAACTTTTACGCCTCTTCAATCATCGACGAGCAGATCGAGGCGCAAGCCGCTGGTTTTGTCGGCAAGCCGCAACTCTTTATCGGCCAAACCATTCTTACTGGTGAAGTTCAACAGCTTTACGCTTTTTCTTATACCGTAGAGAAGGGCGATAGCTTGATGGGCATCGCTGGTCGCTATAACACTACCGTTGCTCAGCTTATAGAGACCAACAACATTGCCGTGGCTGATATTGAGAAGATTAAGCCGGGCACCGAGATTCTTATTCCGTCCAGCGAGAAACCAGATTCAACCTCACTCGCATGGCTAGACGAATTGAACGCCATTAAGGAAAAGGAACGCGAAGCCGCGCGTCAGGCTGAGCTAGAAAAGCAGCGTCGCCTACAGCGCAACCAGCGAACTACAACCCCGCGAAGCGGGGGTACTAGAGTGGCAAGCTACGGCGATTACACTGTGGTTGGCAAATTTACCAATCTGCCAACTAACGGCGCTTTCCGTGGCCAATGCACCAACTGGGTCAAATACAAGCGTCCTGACTTGCCGGCAAAGATGGGCAATGGCGGCCAGTACCCTGCTTATGCCCGCTTAAACGGCATTCCTGTCAAATCCTCACCAGCTGTCGGAGACGTGGCTGTAACTTGGGAATCGCCCGTTGGACACGTCGCCTACGTTGAAGGATTCGACGCCCAATACGTCTATGTTTCAGAGATGAACTTCGCCGGTTGGGCCGTTGTTACCAAGCGCGCCATCCCACGCGGTAACGTTGTCGCCTACGTTGGCCGTAAGTAA
- a CDS encoding NUDIX domain-containing protein — MLPSRISTDNAKPEKLFYFVANVVVYRAKDARVLILKRAETEKVFPGLWGMIGGKLEHQDFDITHPDRTLNDEVANFHRPIEKLLQREVLEEAGIQIKDKMTYLKSLMFVRPDEIPVMFAVFIAEYKSGKVRPEKGAFSDYAWVNDKEILDYQCIEGIEEEITEAIKLCRQNA; from the coding sequence ATGCTGCCCTCAAGAATATCCACCGACAACGCTAAACCTGAGAAGCTGTTCTATTTTGTCGCCAACGTCGTCGTCTACCGCGCCAAAGATGCGCGGGTTTTAATTTTGAAACGAGCTGAAACAGAGAAAGTTTTTCCCGGCCTTTGGGGGATGATCGGCGGCAAACTCGAGCACCAGGACTTCGACATTACCCATCCAGACCGAACCTTGAATGATGAAGTAGCAAATTTTCATCGACCGATCGAAAAACTCCTGCAGCGAGAGGTTCTCGAAGAGGCCGGGATTCAGATTAAAGACAAGATGACTTATCTAAAGAGTTTGATGTTTGTCCGACCTGATGAAATTCCCGTCATGTTTGCGGTTTTCATCGCTGAATATAAGTCCGGCAAAGTCCGGCCAGAGAAGGGTGCTTTTTCCGATTATGCTTGGGTTAACGATAAGGAGATCCTGGATTACCAGTGCATTGAAGGGATCGAGGAAGAGATAACCGAAGCTATCAAGCTCTGTCGTCAGAATGCCTGA
- a CDS encoding disulfide bond formation protein B gives MTPRQVLYAKAAFVISLVATIGSLYFSNVALYAPCDLCWYQRIAIYPLLAIVGVGLIRHDNNLHFYALPLLMFGLIVSVYQNLLYYGIVAESTAVCGLGVSCAAKYIEWLGFITIPLLSLIGLITLTVLMFAFKKEGATK, from the coding sequence ATGACTCCTCGCCAAGTGTTGTATGCTAAAGCGGCCTTCGTAATATCCTTAGTGGCGACAATAGGCAGCTTATATTTCAGTAATGTCGCGCTCTACGCGCCGTGTGACCTTTGTTGGTACCAACGAATCGCCATCTACCCATTGTTAGCGATCGTTGGAGTTGGCCTAATAAGACATGATAACAATTTACATTTTTACGCTCTGCCGCTGCTAATGTTTGGCTTAATCGTGTCTGTCTATCAGAATTTACTCTATTACGGCATCGTCGCTGAGAGTACGGCAGTTTGCGGCTTGGGCGTATCGTGCGCCGCTAAATACATTGAATGGCTCGGTTTTATAACAATCCCCCTGCTATCACTTATCGGATTGATTACTCTAACGGTGTTAATGTTTGCTTTCAAAAAAGAAGGAGCGACTAAATGA
- a CDS encoding thioredoxin domain-containing protein has protein sequence MSSDMKFVGAIVVVAVLAIVGFVIFGKNAKTSDPAAQVEAAALTDAGQQVRPDSYKKGIENGKVIVVEWGDYQCPACQAADTEVTQIVSDFADRITFVFRHFPLPNHKFSQLTATAVEAAGAQGKYWEMHAKLYGNQEEWSTASTSKAVELFVGYAKDLGIDTEKFRADLVGRVYNDKIARDLADAAAIGVSKTPTFFVNSVEVGLDGLRTAIEEGLK, from the coding sequence ATGAGTTCTGATATGAAGTTTGTCGGTGCGATTGTAGTAGTTGCAGTTCTAGCGATCGTCGGATTTGTTATTTTTGGCAAAAACGCTAAAACCAGCGATCCCGCGGCACAGGTTGAGGCGGCCGCCTTGACTGACGCTGGCCAGCAAGTCCGTCCTGATTCATACAAAAAAGGTATCGAAAACGGCAAGGTGATCGTAGTTGAGTGGGGAGATTATCAGTGCCCAGCCTGCCAAGCGGCAGATACCGAAGTAACGCAGATAGTTAGCGATTTTGCCGACCGCATTACATTTGTTTTCCGCCATTTCCCGTTGCCTAACCATAAATTCTCACAACTTACGGCGACTGCCGTTGAGGCAGCAGGGGCGCAAGGTAAATATTGGGAGATGCACGCCAAGCTTTATGGTAATCAAGAGGAATGGAGCACGGCTTCTACCTCAAAAGCGGTCGAACTTTTTGTCGGTTACGCTAAGGATCTTGGAATCGACACCGAAAAGTTCCGCGCTGACTTGGTGGGACGTGTCTACAACGACAAGATCGCTCGGGATCTCGCGGACGCCGCGGCGATCGGTGTCAGTAAAACCCCAACCTTCTTCGTTAATAGCGTCGAAGTTGGCCTGGATGGTTTGCGAACAGCAATTGAAGAGGGGTTAAAGTAA
- a CDS encoding alpha/beta fold hydrolase has translation MKASIINRHEQKITVLVELAQPQKGLAFVMHGLGGFKEQPHIQVLAEELLRHGYSTVRFDATNSFGESDGNYEDATVTNYKEDYDDVITWAATQDWYQQPFILAGHSLGGMCSILYAEDHPENVLALAPMAPLVSGQLSYDYLLKKDPESMKVWQGTGWQIQPSTSKPGVTKKLKWSHMADRLRYDVLPSANKITMPLLIIVGSNDESCPLEHQEILVGKLPGKKELHVINGMRHTPHEKKHLNEFRQVFSGWLGSLL, from the coding sequence ATGAAGGCATCCATCATCAATCGGCATGAACAGAAGATTACCGTCCTGGTTGAGCTAGCTCAGCCACAAAAGGGCTTGGCGTTCGTCATGCATGGCCTGGGCGGATTTAAAGAACAGCCGCATATCCAAGTTCTTGCCGAAGAGTTGCTTCGGCACGGCTATTCGACGGTGAGATTTGACGCTACAAATAGTTTCGGCGAATCAGACGGAAATTATGAAGACGCTACCGTTACCAACTACAAAGAGGATTATGACGATGTAATAACCTGGGCTGCAACCCAAGACTGGTATCAGCAGCCATTTATCCTAGCCGGCCATAGTTTGGGCGGGATGTGCTCCATACTCTATGCCGAAGACCATCCGGAAAATGTGTTGGCCTTAGCACCGATGGCCCCATTAGTTTCCGGCCAACTTTCATACGATTACCTACTCAAAAAGGATCCTGAAAGCATGAAAGTTTGGCAAGGAACCGGTTGGCAGATTCAACCAAGCACCTCCAAGCCTGGAGTTACAAAGAAACTCAAATGGTCGCACATGGCCGATCGCTTAAGATACGACGTTTTGCCTTCCGCCAATAAAATCACCATGCCACTCCTTATTATTGTCGGTAGTAACGACGAATCCTGCCCATTAGAACACCAAGAAATTCTGGTCGGAAAACTGCCAGGCAAAAAAGAGCTTCACGTTATTAACGGCATGCGCCACACACCGCACGAAAAGAAACACCTCAACGAGTTTAGGCAAGTGTTCTCGGGCTGGTTGGGATCGTTACTTTAA
- a CDS encoding DEAD/DEAH box helicase — protein MYINKAVDVPDQVNEPIVHRFEDFQLAERIVERVKARGFTTPTPIQDKTIPLICSGRDVIGVAATGTGKTAAFLLPLINKFLKDPTQKSLIIVPTRELAVQINEELRIFTEGMRIFSALCVGGQGYGNQLRALRNQPQFIIGTPGRLKDHFQSRAMRLDNVANLVLDEADRMVEMGFIKDVRTLIAALPKARQSLFFSATITSEVQRLIQEFTNNPESVSVKKRETSQNVDQDIIHFTDPLHRMTLLHDLLTKEECTKVLVFGRTKHGVEKLSQALVERGFSAVSIHGNKNQAQRQRALDEFKGNKFQVLVATDVAARGLDIPDVSHVINFDAPESYSDYIHRIGRTGRADKTGKAFTFVGLV, from the coding sequence ATGTACATCAACAAGGCTGTTGATGTACCGGACCAAGTAAATGAACCAATCGTCCATCGCTTTGAGGACTTCCAGTTAGCGGAACGGATCGTTGAACGCGTTAAAGCACGCGGTTTCACGACGCCGACGCCGATCCAGGACAAAACCATCCCGCTGATTTGTAGCGGTCGCGATGTTATCGGTGTAGCCGCAACTGGCACGGGCAAAACGGCAGCATTTTTACTGCCTCTAATTAATAAGTTTCTAAAAGATCCAACGCAAAAATCGTTGATTATTGTCCCAACTCGCGAACTGGCGGTTCAAATTAATGAAGAACTACGGATCTTTACGGAAGGGATGAGGATATTTTCAGCCCTCTGTGTTGGCGGCCAAGGATACGGTAACCAACTAAGGGCCTTGCGCAACCAGCCGCAATTTATTATCGGTACGCCAGGACGCCTTAAGGACCACTTCCAGAGTCGAGCCATGCGTTTGGACAACGTTGCCAACTTAGTACTCGACGAAGCTGATCGAATGGTTGAGATGGGTTTCATTAAAGACGTTAGAACACTAATTGCGGCTCTTCCAAAAGCTCGTCAATCACTTTTCTTTTCCGCCACAATAACTTCAGAAGTTCAGCGGCTTATTCAGGAGTTCACTAATAACCCGGAGTCAGTTTCGGTTAAGAAGCGAGAAACCAGCCAAAACGTTGACCAGGACATAATTCACTTTACCGACCCGCTGCATCGTATGACGTTACTACACGATTTACTAACAAAAGAGGAATGCACGAAAGTACTGGTCTTTGGTCGTACTAAGCACGGTGTGGAGAAATTGAGTCAAGCGTTAGTTGAGCGCGGTTTCAGCGCTGTTTCAATTCACGGCAACAAGAACCAAGCTCAACGACAACGAGCTCTTGATGAATTCAAGGGCAATAAGTTTCAAGTCCTTGTGGCAACTGACGTCGCTGCCCGTGGATTAGATATTCCAGATGTCTCGCATGTAATAAATTTTGATGCGCCTGAAAGCTACTCCGACTATATCCACCGCATCGGCCGAACCGGCCGAGCTGATAAGACGGGCAAGGCGTTTACTTTCGTCGGACTAGTCTAA
- the typA gene encoding translational GTPase TypA, which translates to MSIRNVAIIAHVDHGKTTLVDGLLKQSKVFRDNEAVMQEHLIMDSNDQERERGITIMAKNTAVTYNGVKINIIDTPGHADFGGEVERTLNMTDSALLIIDAKEGPMPQTKFVLKKALELGLRPIVIINKIDKPDSQIEKVIRETSDLFLDLATDESQLEFPIFYAIGREGKAWSYQPSTKEANEDADLTPIFDAIINHAPAPKKANAEPFQMLVSSLDWDRFHGKYAIGKVSCGVARPGLSVSIGAEGDWRETVKIDQVFVSHGLKRLKVDQAESGEIVALTGLNNCRIGDTIADAASPVALPSMTIAEPTLKMSVSANTSPFVGKEGTQLTSQKIYERIIKELEVNVSLKMEPGENNEYILSGRGELHLSVFIETLRREGFELQIGKPQVITKIVDGKVYEPIEELTVDVASEYASAVTGEVGRRKGMLLSQNENEDRTTRLIFEIPTRGLLGLRNVLLTLSRGTAVMNSLFLHSEPIGSAISKMRNGVLIASEAGTAVSYGLNNAQQRGTTFINPQTPVYEGMIIGLNSRETDLEINVTKEKKQTNVRSSGNDDAITLTPPTLMSLEQCIDFLEDDELLEATPKSLRLRKKILNGSLRAKSKK; encoded by the coding sequence ATGAGCATCCGTAACGTCGCTATTATCGCTCACGTTGACCACGGCAAAACCACTCTTGTGGACGGCTTGCTTAAGCAGTCTAAAGTTTTTCGCGACAACGAGGCGGTGATGCAGGAACACCTGATCATGGACTCCAACGATCAGGAGCGTGAACGCGGGATTACGATTATGGCTAAAAACACGGCTGTTACTTATAACGGCGTAAAGATTAATATAATCGACACTCCAGGACACGCCGATTTCGGCGGTGAAGTTGAGCGTACGCTCAACATGACCGATAGCGCGCTGCTTATTATTGATGCTAAAGAAGGGCCAATGCCGCAGACTAAGTTCGTTTTGAAAAAAGCCTTAGAACTTGGCCTACGGCCGATCGTTATTATTAACAAAATAGACAAGCCAGATTCTCAAATTGAGAAAGTAATCCGTGAAACTTCCGATTTATTTTTAGATTTAGCAACTGACGAATCTCAGCTCGAATTTCCGATTTTTTACGCGATTGGCCGCGAGGGCAAGGCGTGGTCCTACCAGCCTTCCACTAAAGAAGCCAACGAGGATGCCGATTTGACACCGATTTTTGACGCCATTATTAATCACGCCCCCGCACCAAAAAAGGCTAACGCCGAGCCATTTCAAATGCTAGTTTCATCGCTCGACTGGGATCGTTTTCATGGTAAATACGCGATCGGTAAAGTCAGTTGCGGTGTCGCACGGCCTGGGCTAAGCGTAAGCATTGGGGCCGAGGGCGATTGGCGCGAAACCGTTAAAATTGACCAAGTGTTCGTTAGTCATGGCTTGAAACGACTTAAAGTTGATCAGGCCGAATCTGGCGAAATTGTTGCCCTAACGGGCTTAAATAATTGCCGCATTGGCGATACGATTGCCGATGCCGCCTCGCCAGTCGCGCTACCAAGTATGACTATCGCCGAACCGACGTTGAAAATGTCAGTTTCCGCCAATACCTCACCATTCGTTGGCAAAGAAGGCACGCAGCTCACTAGTCAGAAAATCTATGAGCGAATTATCAAAGAGCTCGAGGTCAATGTTTCTCTAAAAATGGAACCAGGTGAGAATAATGAATATATTCTATCGGGCCGAGGCGAGCTTCATCTCTCAGTATTCATCGAGACACTTCGTCGCGAAGGCTTTGAATTACAAATCGGCAAGCCGCAAGTTATTACCAAAATTGTTGATGGGAAGGTTTATGAACCAATCGAAGAGCTAACCGTAGACGTTGCGAGTGAGTACGCTAGCGCCGTCACAGGTGAGGTTGGGCGGCGAAAGGGAATGCTGCTTAGCCAGAATGAGAATGAAGACCGGACAACCAGACTGATTTTTGAAATTCCAACCCGTGGCTTGCTTGGCTTGCGCAATGTCTTATTGACGCTCTCACGTGGCACGGCGGTGATGAACTCGCTATTTTTACACTCCGAGCCGATTGGCAGTGCCATTTCTAAAATGCGTAACGGCGTCCTGATCGCTTCGGAAGCTGGCACGGCGGTTTCTTACGGACTGAATAACGCTCAGCAACGCGGCACCACCTTCATCAATCCACAGACTCCGGTCTATGAGGGAATGATCATCGGCCTAAACTCTCGCGAAACCGATCTGGAAATTAACGTCACCAAAGAAAAGAAGCAAACAAACGTTCGCTCAAGCGGCAACGACGACGCCATCACCTTGACCCCGCCAACGCTAATGAGCCTCGAGCAGTGCATCGACTTTTTAGAAGATGACGAACTCTTGGAAGCAACGCCAAAATCGTTACGATTACGCAAGAAAATCTTAAACGGCTCGTTGCGCGCAAAATCGAAGAAGTGA